The following DNA comes from Dermacentor andersoni chromosome 2, qqDerAnde1_hic_scaffold, whole genome shotgun sequence.
ATGGTGGCGGCCTCGGTGATGTCTGCGCCGGCGGCTCTCGGATTCTCCAAACTCTTCTACCCCGAGACAGAGGATAGCAGCAGCAGCCTCGAAAGCATTAGAGACGTTCGAAGGAGGTACGCAATTACAGCTAGCAGTTACCgctattgtaaaaaaaaaaattcctcaaCACGTGCCCGAAGGCACTTATGCAGGCCAgaggcggcttgcacgaacatttaataaggaaaataataacgaatttaagaacgcgttcttcaATTTCCCATAGACAACGCCCGGTCCGCACAATAACGCGTTCttgaattcgttattattttcgttattaaaggttcgtgcaagccgcccccgGTCTCAAACGGGCGCTTGATGTGTGTAGCGTTTAAAAGTGCTCGTTTTTACAGTGGAgttgttagaacctcgctggttttctcttgacgtgcgcagcttcgCCTAGCTGGGaaagagagctgagagagagtgaaagtgaTCTAAAgacaggaaagacgcttgattctggaACCCGTGAGGGAGCGCGGGGAAGCGTCGATGACAGCAGactaaaaatagcatcgcgcagcatagcgacttggcgagggtgggtggagcctgcGGGGGAGAAGCGGCGCGCACgagagcgaggaacgcggcccggatgtgTGCCTGTCCTGTGGGGCGCGAGGCTGCCGAATCAGGCAAGAAAGGAGGGGCGTTCTCCCCCGGCGGCTGctcggtgcctcgatgtcctccttgcccgccgctccacacagagtggagacaaccgcggcgtgtACTACGGGgtcacgacctactgtataagtAGGTCGTGTACGGGGTTgcccacgcgaatcgcggacgccatagggacgcgttgccggcgctcgtgtgtcttgtgtgcgatttggcactactttactggccttcccgcagctccactggtctctggtgcgtgcgatagcagagccacgcatattaacgccacagcgttaaggagctcgtgtcgcagaaaagccggtgtcgtcggcgtcggcagcgttggccgtgagcgataaatcccagcaggcacttcatgaataaaaaataacttgcaagatgggctgggtgggaatcgaaccagggtctccggagtgtgagacggagacgttaccactgagccacgagtttttttttctttattgcctcgcttttcacagagtttacgagatcagaagaacagattaacaagataatagtgccgagaaccgtcagctgtttgctgactacaagccatcagtatttcggcatctgcaacaacatttctaatcttggaacccactctggtacatacgactgcactttctgcacttcgacaaaatgggacaccgattcgcaaaaatattcgcgAACCGGTCTAGCGTCAATATTCGCATTGTGTACAGCCGTCCGAgttcgccatatactgtgcaggcccaggagcataaccagatcgaaaggcacaccatcgtcgttttcgaccgtgagataacggattccgtgcggacttaatggcaactcttttttcaaggttctctgtaagatgtcccagaagaacactccaccccagcaatctaaaaacaaagctcaattgtctctggttttttgcataacaaacaatgagtaccccacggaacaaataaacccttttcttctaaccatgttttaacaggtaaggttcctgtgtgcagcttaaaaaaaaaggttttaaccccTGGCGCAACTAGCATTTTTTTACGCGTTTCAAAACATCTTTTCCTTTGCCTGCACAGTATAATTCACGATACAATGGCACAGGAAATAACACATCCACAAGGTCCTTGTACAGTTTTTTGCGTGACACATCTGtcaaatattgcaaagaaaaacgcaccgatAAGAAGCGGAAAGATGACACCACTTCTTTTATATATCAACGTACTGGTCCTTGCTGACAAACCGAAGACACAACAAACTCTGGTAGCACTTTACCCAGCCTCAGTTGAATCATAGTTCTGAGAAAGGTATGATCTACATctctgagaaaaacaaatcgacTGACGAGTTGTCTCACATACAGATGCACTAGACCAAGCCCACCATCACTCCCTCTTTTAAACAGATTTGTTCGGCTCGTTTTTTCCCATAGAGAGCTCCAGATAAAgaccgcgaacactctgtgcaTTTTTTGTACATTTAACCTGCTGCAATGCAAAACTTGCATTACATACCATAGCTTGCTTACAGGAAATAGGTTGCACGTCGTGGCCCGTGCGAAAATCGACTTATCCCATCCTTTCCACTTTTGTGCATTTTCACGTAACACCTCTGTTTGTTTTTTCCAATAAGGCTCATTGTCAGAGTAGTACTGTAGGGGTACTCCTAGGTATTTTCTCGGTGTTTCTTGCCATTTAATGTTCAAAAACATCCTTGGTGCGACGCCCCATTCCCCATGCCAGAACCCAACGCACTTGTCCCAGTTTACTGCACTACCACTTGCTTGACAGAAACTTTTAACAGCATTGACGGTATGCATTATACTTTCATGATCAACACAGAAAactgcaatgtcatcagcgtaagcaAGAAGGCTTACATCGGCTTGATGTAACTGAAATCCACGTATCGCGTTGTTCCTAATTACGCTTAGACAAAAGGGctcaatatatatgcaaaaaagaagcggTGATAATGGGCACCCTTGTCTGACCGAGCGCTGTACTGGTATGTATTCACCTACTGATTTGTTTATTATCAATCTCGTCGTACATCCGGCGTAAGCCATCCGCACACCCTCGCTGATCACATTGCCCACATTCACATATTCAAGCATACATAAAAGCAGATCGTGCGGCACGCGGTCGAATGCCTTCTCAAGGTCAACTTGCAGCATAGCAACACTTAGTTGCATTGCGTCACAGCATTCAAGGATTGATCGTGCTATGTGTATATTTGTCATAATTGTCCTTCCTTTTATTCCGCACGTTTGATGTGGACCGACTAAATCTTTCATTACGGTCTGCAACCTGTTAGCCAATACTTTCATTAATATTTTATAGTCTATATTTGTCAGGCTAATCGGCCTATACGATGTGACGTTACGTAATTTGATTGGGTCTTCAGTTTTTGGTATTAGGACCGTGTGTGCTGACAAAAAGGACGGCGGTAGATGTTTGCTCGCGTAAGCCTCGTTGTATACTTCAGTCAAAACAGGCGCGATAACACCCTTAAACGCCTTGTACAATGCAGCGCTTAAGCCATCCGGTCCCGGTGATTTGCCATTATTTAAATGGTCAATCGCATTCTTAACTTCCTCTACTGTTATGGGCAATTCTAATACTTCCTTAGTTTCATCATCTAATGTTGGCATCAATGACATGAAGTCTTTTTTAAATCTATCAGTGTCAACTTGGCTACGAGAAAACAATACTTTGTAATATTCCAAAAAACAGCTTGCTATTGTTTCTTTGTTGGTAGACAGTACCCCATTATGTTCTATTTCTGTTATTGCATTTTGGGAAGCATATTTCTTTTCGACTTCCAAGGCACGTTTTGTCGGCATTTCTCCTGTGCACCATTTTTCAGCTCTGGCTCGAATCAATGCTCCATTGTATCGCTCTTGGTCTATCAGCTCAagtttttgctttatgctttttaTGTCTTCTAAGAAATAACCGGGTTGTATACTTTCAGCTTCCAATAATTGCTTCAGATTCAATCTAAGACGGGACTCGAGTTCTTTTTTCGCGTGACTTAAAACACTGGCCCTTTCAAGTGCTTTCAATTTAATTGTTTGCTTACAAACTTCCCATTTATGTCCCCAGCTATCTAAGTTTTGAGTTGTTGTTTTATCTATAGCCTTGAGAAACTGCTCACAAAACTCGTCGTCTTTCAGCAAGTTTGCATTAAATTTCCAAAGATCCCAGGAAAATTCTTTGctatttgttttttcctttccaacacggaaagaaaccaaacaatgatcaCTAAATGCAACAGGTGTGACTCGATAATCTCGACACGACTGAATTAGTTCAGCCGACACGTACACTCTATCAAGTCTAGCATGGCTCGCACCCTGAAAGTGGGTAAAGAGGACCGCTTTTCCACCGCAAAGACATTCACCCACGTCTTCTAGATTAAATTCCGCAATCAAGTCTTTCAATACAGCAGTACTTGCATCATTGTGTTTCCCACTGGTTTTGTCACGTTCCGTACagacacaattgaaatctcccgccAGGATTAGTCTACGCtcgcatttcaagtacgtctccaTTTCTTCAAAAAAAAGCTTTCGCTCTTGAGCCTGAGTTGGTGCATAAAGACAAATTACTCGCCAATTTTCTGTTGACAGGGAAAAGTCAGATACAATGAAACGGCCAGACTCACAGGTAGTCACCGACTGCACTACAGCACCAAGACTCTGCCGAATTAACAAAATGCACCCCGAAGACCTCCCCACCGCATGGGCAACACACACGTTATAGCGTCTCGTGAAAGGACGCACCATACGCTCTGTCTGATCCTCTCTCTCTACTTTGGTCTCCTGAATGGCTACAATATCAAAATCGTGCTCCGTTACGAGGCGGTAAAGTTGGTTTTGCCGCCTCTTGGCACTAAGCCCTCGTACGTTAAGTGTTGCAATATTTATCGACCTCTCTAAGGACTCCATATTGGCGAGTGACACCAGACCGAGCCTACAGCGCTCCCCTCACAGACCTTGCCTTGTAGCAACACACAGTCCAGTCGACGCTCAGGGCGTCGACTTGCCGCCGCCGCGTGTAAGCGACGCCGACCGCTGATGGCTTGTGGCCACCCGAGGCTTTTTGGTTCCAGGCTCAGTCCCACGCCTCTCCGTTGCTCGTAGCCGGGTGTCTTGAGAAGCCGTGCTTGCTttgccgagacggcgcttcgtaGGTGTTGCCTCGGCGTCCATCGCAGCCTCATCCGTCGAATCACTGTCTTCGAGCGTCGCAACGACCTCGCTTACTGCGGTCTTGAGTTCAGCTGTTTTCTCACCACTCCCGGACGCACTTAGTGGCAGCTGCTTTCTTAAAGAGTGGGTTTCAGACGGGCGCTCTGCCGAACCTTCTTCGTACTTTCCTGTCGAAGCGTCTTCCAGAGTGGCGTCTGCTGCCCGAGCGTCTGCAGCCTTGTTCTCTTGCGAACCTGCTGAGCTGGTGGACGCCGCCACTGCGGCCGCGTCGCTGATAGACGCCACCATCCCAGCCACGCTCTCCGCTTCCTCTTCGTCCATGAGCATCTCGCTCCGGTCTGCTTCACCGCCTACGCTTGCAACTCTGGCATACGAGCGAGTACAATTAGCCTGCTCATGCCCGAACGCTCGGCAGGCCGCACACCTGGGCACTCGGCATTCACGTCGTATGTGTCCAGTGTTGTGACAACGAAGGCATAACGGGGCACGTCCAGGCACAACCACTAGCGCAGTGCCGCTACCAAGACGCATCTGATGTGGGATGCGGTCTGGTGTGACACCATCGCGCAGCAGAAGACGCACCAGACGAGTCGTTGACTCGGCGCCCTCAAAGTCCTCGGCCTTCCACCGATCACTGATGACTTCCTTTATCTCGCCATACTCTCGGAAGGCTCGTCGAATGGTCTCAGAGGTGACGTCGAACGCGACCCAATGTAGCTTAATCCTGAGTTCTTGCCTCGCTGGATCAATGACGAGGCATGGCCGGTTCTTCACCAGTAGTGGTCCGGCGTCTAGCAGCGTCTGCTTTGCCTCATCTGTCTTCATGTTCAGCAGCCACACGTGCGACATTTGGTAGGCGCCAATTCCACCTACTTGCTGAATTACTCCAGCATCCTTCAAGGGCTTCCGGAAGTCGTCGATTCTATAAGGCCGTCCAGTGACGTCGCAGTGCAATACAACTGCGCGCCTTTGTCCTTCACCTGTTGGTAACGGAGGCAAGATGACACGGTAATCCTTGGGCAACGCAGAACACGGGGTACCACGGCCAACGTCGGCCGCTTTCGCAGCTCTCGAGGAGCCCTCCATTCTGCGTCCGTACTGCACGGCGTCCAGAAGCAGAatgactgagccacgagttcgatgcttcaaagcggtacaaaagcgcctctagtgaacccggtgttgccttagaaacgagctgtttctaagttgcaggcgtgcgtcgcttgctcaggcgcacatttcgttgtcgcgccgaacgctgcgttgctcgacgctcaccgcgtccgatgcggggcacgtagtcgctgcaccgtagcccattgtcttacaccccttggcgggtcgacgggaacgctgtcgcgttccactcttgaaggcgaagcttaagcgtcctccaattttttttttagagtgcagcttttTGGCGCCCGTTTCCGCGTTTCACGTTGCCGTCGGTTtcgccgtaaccaaggtcatcatccgcgcgctgcctagctgcgcgcgcttctgctgCCATCGCGTGCTGCGCGAttcttgctctccccttgtcctcaaaagccggatcacgtgttctcgcctatcctctcgctCCCTGCGtccgcgcagcgccgttgcggtgactctcgccgctaccgtcccCTCCGCCCTCGCCGTCCATTCTCCCGCTGTCGCAGCATTGCGGCTTTGTcggcggcgggcgctccttgccgcctcgcgcgtgatccatGGCTCTACGCTCCTCCGTCTTCGGGTCGCGTGGCTGTACtgctctcagccgtgtctctcgtTTCCCCGTTTGCGGGACGCGTTCCTCAgcggcatttgtcgcctctggcagtgcttgcgcgtGGCTGTCCTTCTCGCGCCTCCCCTCTTGCCCTACACCTCCCCTTGCCTGGCGCTGTGCCGTTGCGGTGAttcgaaagacagttatagcgtttcgtccccttacttctacacATTGAGgtctgtctgtgagtgaatgactGCGTGACTTCTACCCAATACCCCTGTTCTTAACTCGTTTCATCATCTCCCCCCCACCTCAGAATAAACATTAaataaaattggcagtggcttagctcggctatgccaggatatacgtagcaaaagctaaggcgttgcatggttagccttggttaatccagctatgttgcggcgtttagccagttattcggcgcgctgttcgtctgtttcctgggcgattcgtttcctcttcatctcgttcctatgtcgattccaggcctccttctTATCAGAATtatcgccgtccatactgccgccttaactgtggttgcggctcacgcgagctctccttttcaatcctccgacatgttatcaggcatgcgacgcagctggcgaagcgagcggaggcgagcgcaacgacgaggaacgtggtgtgacgtcataccaaatggcGGCGGCGGAGGCGCGGCGCTGAGCAGCGGCGGAACACccgtggctcggtgctactagtggcgcatgcgcagtagtgactagggagcgagacagagataaatatccgcggcgaggcgcgcgttgtgacgtcgtgtgcctcctcggagcaccgccacggcgaaatcgcgaGTTCGCGGCCAGTTAAGCTTTCGCTTCaataattgctaatctccccctcc
Coding sequences within:
- the LOC140216128 gene encoding uncharacterized protein — translated: MEGSSRAAKAADVGRGTPCSALPKDYRVILPPLPTGEGQRRAVVLHCDVTGRPYRIDDFRKPLKDAGVIQQVGGIGAYQMSHVWLLNMKTDEAKQTLLDAGPLLVKNRPCLVIDPARQELRIKLHWVAFDVTSETIRRAFREYGEIKEVISDRWKAEDFEGAESTTRLVRLLLRDGVTPDRIPHQMRLGSGTALVVVPGRAPLCLRCHNTGHIRRECRVPRCAACRAFGHEQANCTRSYARVASVGGEADRSEMLMDEEEAESVAGMVASISDAAAVAASTSSAGSQENKAADARAADATLEDASTGKYEEGSAERPSETHSLRKQLPLSASGSGEKTAELKTAVSEVVATLEDSDSTDEAAMDAEATPTKRRLGKASTASQDTRLRATERRGTEPGTKKPRVATSHQRSASLTRGGGKSTP